A stretch of the Gossypium hirsutum isolate 1008001.06 chromosome D07, Gossypium_hirsutum_v2.1, whole genome shotgun sequence genome encodes the following:
- the LOC107956477 gene encoding 60S ribosomal protein L36-2 yields MAPSQPKTGLSVGLNKGHVVTKKELAPHPSNRKGKTSKRVHFVRSLIREVAGFAPYEKRITELLKVGKDKRALKVAKRKLGTHKRAKKKREEMSSVLRKMRSAGGGEKKK; encoded by the exons ATGGCTCCAAGTCAACCTAAAACTGGCCTTTCTGTGGGCTTAAACAAAGGACATGTTGTTACCAAGAAGGAATTGGCTCCCCACCCTTCTAATAGAAAGGGG AAAACTAGCAAGAGAGTCCACTTTGTGAGGAGCCTAATTCGGGAGGTTGCTGGTTTCGCTCCGTATGAGAAGAGGATAACTGAACTTCTCAAAGTTGGGAAAGATAAGCGTGCTTTGAAGGTGGCGAAGAGAAAGCTAGGCACTCACAAGCGGGCCAAGAAGAAGCGTGAGGAGATGTCTAGCGTTCTCCGCAAGATGAG GTCAGCTGGAGGTGGAGAGAAAAAGAAGTGA